The Penaeus chinensis breed Huanghai No. 1 chromosome 21, ASM1920278v2, whole genome shotgun sequence genome has a window encoding:
- the LOC125036639 gene encoding uncharacterized protein LOC125036639 → MLSRLQVWAAVWALGLLVPSAQMSVRRQLQPGEGNADSSSPSSLDVNLPHSRGAGKGVGTPLSDDDSVGNEPKDISSFSQLPTNEPGESISNESVVNFVRDLTLSSSDEDIRTLMAVLHSLMSDGTFGPLTATVTRGSSANKREGQMPGRVGQQVQDQLGEQMEALTKGEVEVVPQQMAEFTLEPHLGPAILPFQVPEGYFVPFLPRRAFGVVNGAVRPPHGHGTFYVHRPPGLVDVPNSPAFGFLFSGYRRFDPEAPRTTHEFHASPASALDESALVEHGEALALADVEDVLP, encoded by the exons ATGCTTTCTCGGCTGCAG GTTTGGGCAGCCGTGTGGGCATTAGGCCTCCTCGTGCCCTCCGCCCAGATGTCCGTCAGGAGGCAACTACAGCCCGGGGAAGGCAATGCGGATTCTTCTTCCCCCAGCTCTCTCGATGTGAATCTTCCACACAGCAGAGGCGCAGGGAAAGGTGTTGGGACGCCCCTTTCAG ACGATGATTCCGTCGGCAATGAACCAAAAgatatttcctccttttctcag TTGCCGACGAACGAGCCGGGCGAAAGCATCTCCAATGAATCAGTGGTGAACTTCGTGCGAGATCTGACGCTATCATCAAGTGACGAGGACATACGGACACTGATGGCCGTTTTGCACTCCCTAA TGTCGGACGGCACCTTCGGTCCTCTCACGGCAACGGTGACCCGGGGAAGCTCAGCCAACAAGCGGGAAGGCCAGATGCCAGGGCGCGTGGGCCAGCAGGTGCAGGACCAGTTGGGGGAGCAGATGGAGGCTCTGACCAAGGGCGAGGTCGAAGTCGTGCCTCAGCAGATGGCCGAGTTCACCCTGGAGCCGCATCTCGGTCCCGCTATATTGCCGTTTCAG GTTCCTGAAGGATACTTCgtgcccttcctccctcgtcgAGCCTTCGGCGTGGTAAACGGCGCAGTGCGTCCCCCGCACGGCCACGGAACCTTCTACGTGCACCGCCCTCCCGGCCTCGTCGACGTGCCCAACTCCCCTGCCTTCGGGTTCCTCTTCAGCGGCTATAGGAGGTTCGACCCCGAGGCCCCACGCACGACCCACGAGTTCCACGCTTCTCCCGCCAGCGCGCTCGATGAATCCGCCCTGGTTGAACACGGGGAAGCCCTGGCCTTGGCGGATGTGGAGGACGTATTGCCCTGA